The genomic window CTATTAACTAATACAACTATAAGTGTCTTCTTACTACTTTTCCTCATTCTATTATTTCCCCCAACTAATTCTATCAATTTGATTTATCTGACAGTTCTTTTAACCATAATGGATAAAAATCTTGTATTAGATGAATTCCATCTGGCTCATAAAATTTTGAATTTTCAATTACTATGTCCCTAGTTTCTATAAAAGTTAGCCCTAATCTATTACACATTTCTTTTAATGCATCATTAAATTCCTCTACTTTACTATATACACTCTTTTTCTATATAACCTTCTGCTGAACCGGCAAAATATCACTTACATATATTTTACTTTTAGGAGATTTCACTTTTAAATTTTCTATTAATTTTTCATAGTTTTGTATAAAACTATAAACGTTACCTCCAAAGTACTCCATATCATTCATTCCATAAGTCATAAATATTTTTCTTGGGTGTAGGTTCTCTAATATATCTATATCATTAATTGCAATATCTGTATTTCTACCTTTATATGCTATAACTGAAGATTTATTTAATATGCCATACTCTACTAAAACCTCTGCCCTTAAATCTCCCATTATCACATAATTTTCAAATACTTTTTTAAAATCTTTATCTTTTACGTCCTTAATTTCATCAATGCTATTTATTTTATTTTCAACTTCTATTACATCCTTAGATTCAAGCTCTTTAATGAATTTTACTACCTCTTCTATTTGTTTTAAATTTTCCTCTCTAGCTATATTTTTATAACTTATGTAACCTTTAATTATTAAAAATATACTTATTAAAAATATCATCGTATATATAATTTTTATTCCATTCCTATTTAATTTTCTAATCATCTTCTAATCCCAGCCTTCTAATCACACCTTTATAATAAATTTAGTCTATATATAAAATCCCCTTTATTCTAACTATAAATTAATTACAACATTATCCACAAATAAATTATAACACTAAGGTTTTTTATAAGATTTTACAATGTAATTACAAGCACATTACAATACTGTCATTTTTATTACTTAATAATATTTTCTTTAGCTTTTTCATTACCTTTCTATATTTCTTCATTGAAAAATCTTGTTATGAAATAATAGCCATCAGAACCTACTCAAATAAATAAAAATATAAAAAAATCACTTACTATATAATATAAAGTAAGTGATTTTTTATTTATAAACTCAATAGATATTTTCAATAGATTTATTAACTTAAAATATGGCTAATTATTATAACAGTCTATTTAATATCTGTTAATTATCTTTATTTTTTCTTTTCGATAATTTAACTCCTGCACTAGTTATAATTATACCTAATAAACCTAACACTGAAGACCCTATTACTCTACCTGTATTAGGTAAGAATAACTTATTTTTTTGAGCCTTAATTTTTTCTCCTTTGAGTTTTTCTTTTTTATTATTTGCTTTTATTTCTTCTGGTGTATCTGATAAAGTTTTTATCTTATTAACTACCATTTCAGTTGGCTCATTATATTTATTATTATTTTTATTTTCTGAATCTAATTCATTTTTACTTAATCTGGTAATTGTGAAGTTTATATTCTTTTCTGAATGGTTTCCAGCTTTATCTACAGCTGTTAATATCAAGTTATACTCACCATCTTTATCTATTGCAGATATTCCATCATATTTTTCTCCATTTAAAATATAGTTTACTATTGCAACTTTATCATCAACATCTATTACTGGATTAACTGACTGATTATAGACTTTTCCATCTTCAACCCCACTTACTAAAAACTCTACTGGAGTTATATCTATTCCAAAGTTAATTTCACTTTCAGAAATATTACCAGCCTTATCTGTAGCTAACACTTTTA from Clostridium septicum includes these protein-coding regions:
- a CDS encoding SGNH/GDSL hydrolase family protein → MIRKLNRNGIKIIYTMIFLISIFLIIKGYISYKNIAREENLKQIEEVVKFIKELESKDVIEVENKINSIDEIKDVKDKDFKKVFENYVIMGDLRAEVLVEYGILNKSSVIAYKGRNTDIAINDIDILENLHPRKIFMTYGMNDMEYFGGNVYSFIQNYEKLIENLKVKSPKSKIYVSDILPVQQKVI